A region of Gallus gallus isolate bGalGal1 unplaced genomic scaffold, bGalGal1.mat.broiler.GRCg7b scaffold_61, whole genome shotgun sequence DNA encodes the following proteins:
- the LOC107050649 gene encoding AP-1 complex subunit sigma-1A, which translates to MLRFVLLFSRQGKLRLQQWYRAGAERDKRKAARELMQAVLARKPKMCSFLEWGELKVVYKRYASLYFCCAIEGADNELLTLELIHRYVELLDKYFGSVCELDIIFNFEKAYFILDEFVMGGEIQDTSKKSVLKAIEQADLLQEEDESPRSVLEEMGLA; encoded by the exons ATG CTGCGCTTCGTGCTGCTGTTCAGCCGGCAGGGGAAGCTGCGCCTGCAGCAATGGTACCGGGCCGGGGCGGAGCGCGACAAGCGGAAGGCGGCGCGGGAGCTGATGCAGGCGGTGCTGGCCCGGAAACCCAAGATGTGCAGCTTCCTGGAGTGGGGAGAGCTGAAGGTGGTCTATAAGAG gtaCGCCAGCCTGTACTTCTGCTGCGCCATCGAGGGGGCTGACAATGAGCTGCTGACCCTGGAGCTCATCCACCGCTACGTGGAGCTGCTGGACAAATACTTCGGGAGC gTGTGTGAGTTGGACATCATCTTCAACTTCGAGAAGGCCTATTTCATCCTGGATGAGTTCGTGATGGGGGGGGAGATCCAGGACACCTCCAAGAAGAGCGTGCTGAAGGCCATCGAGCAGGCAgacctgctgcaggag gaggATGAGTCCCCCCGCAGCGTTCTGGAGGAGATGGGCTTGGCgtag
- the LOC121108910 gene encoding uncharacterized protein LOC121108910 — protein MGKASMGNGLSMGNGLSMGKGLSMGDGLSMAGKEFPMEKEFSMGKGSSVSKKFSAGNGLSMAKESSIDKELSTGKEFPRGNGALSMGKGFPTVNEIPMDSWAAMDNEVLVGKKIPTGKKIPTATTRFPMANQIPMMANQIPMMANQIPMMANQIPMMANQIPVDEGPVDEGPMANQIPGDDEAAPTHGRSPTHSRFPSGANHPPLLGPPVAARAPPPAAPDPLPLAQALAAALPAAPDDDDGDAGLDPGTIDQLIELSSRLHLPADDVVDIIHDVEQKRQEEAAAAAALPNDIIDDDVTEEEEEEEEEEEGGEEGGDEAVPPPPLPAPRPRTFRTPAAQWEGRRW, from the coding sequence ATGGGGAAGGCGTCAATGGGCAACGGACTGTCAATGGGCAACGGGTTATCGATGGGCAAAGGTTTATCAATGGGCGACGGGTTATCAATGGCGGGGAAGGAATTCCCCATGGAGAAGGAGTTTTCAATGGGGAAGGGGTCCTCGGTGAGTAAGAAATTCTCAGCGGGCAACGGGTTGTCCATGGCCAAGGAATCGTCCATTGATAAGGAACTGTCAACGGGAAAGGAATTCCCACGGGGTAACGGCGCCTTATCAATGGGGAAAGGGTTCCCTACGGTCAACGAGATCCCGATGGACAGTTGGGCCGCAATGGACAATGAGGTCTTAGTGGGGAAGAAGATCCCAACGGGGAAGAAGATCCCAACAGCCACCACGAGGTTCCCGATGGCCAACCAGATCCCGATGATGGCCAACCAGATCCCAATGATGGCCAACCAGATCCCAATGATGGCCAACCAGATCCCGATGATGGCCAACCAGATCCCTGTGGACGAAGGCCCCGTGGATGAAGGCCCCATGGCCAACCAAATCCCCGGGGACGATGAGGCGGCGCCCACCCACGGCCGCAGCCCCACCCACAGCCGCTTCCCTTCGGGTGCCAACCACCCGCCGCTCCTCGGCCCCCCTGTGgccgcccgcgccccgccccccgccgcccccgaCCCCCTCCCGTTGGCCCAAGCCCTGGCAGCGGCGCTGCCGGCGGCTCCCGATGACGACGACGGCGACGCCGGGTTGGACCCCGGGACCATCGATCAGCTGATCGAGCTGTCGAGCCGCCTGCACCTCCCTGCCGACGACGTGGTGGACATCATCCACGACGTGGAGCAGAAGCGCCaggaggaggcggcggcagcggcggcgctGCCCAATGACATCATCGATGATGACGTcaccgaggaggaggaggaagaggaggaggaggaggaggggggggaggaggggggggatgAAGCCGtgcccccgccgcccctccccgcccccagGCCCAGGACGTTCCGGACCCCGGCGGCACagtgggaggggaggaggtggtGA
- the LOC112533497 gene encoding 2-acylglycerol O-acyltransferase 3-like isoform X2, producing MGAGAECGAVDVDLPLPRSQRGAADGGPAVLPSVAAGRALLRVVVVGLARPRERSPSQPLGPELEDVVRTAPLPPHRSYLLAAHPHGIACIGIFGAFVSGGRGAWGGRGGSGGPCPGLKPTLAVLGGLFRLPLYREYAMAAGLCPVSRPCLQRVLSQPGQALLIVVGGAAEALDPGDPECPRVTLKGRFGFVRMALRYGTPLVPVFVFGELQALPHISFPEGSRLRRLQRALKALLGFAPCVWRGRGGLPLLPHAVPLTVVVGAPLEVPRLPRPPPSAVRRLHGRYVRELRRLVRRHAPGAGLPEGGNLSVI from the exons ATGGGTGCGGGCGCTGAGTGTGGTGCAGTGGATGTGGACCTTCCTCTTCCTCG gTCCCAGCGCGGTGCTGCTGAtggtggccctgctgtgctcccGTCTGTGGCTGCTGGCCGTGCTCTACTACGGGTGGTGGTTGTGGGATTGGCACGGCCCCGAGAGAG gtcccCGTCACAACCGTTGGGTCCGGAACTGGAAGAT gtgGTAcgcacagccccactgcccccccaccGCAGTTACCTGTTGGCCGCCCATCCCCACGGCATCGCCTGCATTGGGATCTTTGGGGCCTTCGTCAGCGGGGGCCGGGGGGcctggggggggcgggggggctcGGGGGGGCCCTGCCCTGGCCTTAAGCCCACCCTGgcggtgctgggggggctctTCCGTCTGCCCCTGTACCGTGAATACGCCATGGCTGCCG ggctgtgccccgTGTCCCGGCCCTGCCTGCAGAGGGTGCTGTCACAGCCCGGTCAGGCGCTGCTCATCGTCGTGGGGGGGGCGGCGGAGGCGTTGGACCCCGGGGACCCCGAATGCCCCCGCGTCACCCTGAAGGGGCGGTTCGGCTTCGTGCGGATGGCACTGCGCTACGG gacccccctgGTGCCCGTCTTTGTGTTCGGGGAGCTGCAGGCGCTGCCCCACATCTCCTTCCCTGAGGGCTCCCGGCTGCGGCGGCTGCAGAGGGCGCTGAAGGCCCTGCTGGGTTTCGCCCCCTGCGtgtggagggggaggggggggctgcctctgctgccccaCGCTGTGCCCCTCACCGTGGTGG TCGGAGCCCCCCTGGAGGTTCCCcgcctcccccgccccccccccagcgccgTGCGGCGCCTCCACGGCCGTTACGTGCGGGAACTGCGGCGCCTCGTGAGGCGGCACGCGCCGGGGGCGGGGCTTCCCGAGGGCGGGAATCTCAGCGTCATCTGA
- the LOC112533497 gene encoding diacylglycerol O-acyltransferase 2-like isoform X1, translating to MLPPEWVRALSVVQWMWTFLFLGPSAVLLMVALLCSRLWLLAVLYYGWWLWDWHGPERGPRHNRWVRNWKMWEHFCDYFPITVVRTAPLPPHRSYLLAAHPHGIACIGIFGAFVSGGRGAWGGRGGSGGPCPGLKPTLAVLGGLFRLPLYREYAMAAGLCPVSRPCLQRVLSQPGQALLIVVGGAAEALDPGDPECPRVTLKGRFGFVRMALRYGTPLVPVFVFGELQALPHISFPEGSRLRRLQRALKALLGFAPCVWRGRGGLPLLPHAVPLTVVVGAPLEVPRLPRPPPSAVRRLHGRYVRELRRLVRRHAPGAGLPEGGNLSVI from the exons ATGCTGCCCCCAGAATGGGTGCGGGCGCTGAGTGTGGTGCAGTGGATGTGGACCTTCCTCTTCCTCG gTCCCAGCGCGGTGCTGCTGAtggtggccctgctgtgctcccGTCTGTGGCTGCTGGCCGTGCTCTACTACGGGTGGTGGTTGTGGGATTGGCACGGCCCCGAGAGAG gtcccCGTCACAACCGTTGGGTCCGGAACTGGAAGATGTGGGAACACTTCTGTGATTATTTCCCCATCACG gtgGTAcgcacagccccactgcccccccaccGCAGTTACCTGTTGGCCGCCCATCCCCACGGCATCGCCTGCATTGGGATCTTTGGGGCCTTCGTCAGCGGGGGCCGGGGGGcctggggggggcgggggggctcGGGGGGGCCCTGCCCTGGCCTTAAGCCCACCCTGgcggtgctgggggggctctTCCGTCTGCCCCTGTACCGTGAATACGCCATGGCTGCCG ggctgtgccccgTGTCCCGGCCCTGCCTGCAGAGGGTGCTGTCACAGCCCGGTCAGGCGCTGCTCATCGTCGTGGGGGGGGCGGCGGAGGCGTTGGACCCCGGGGACCCCGAATGCCCCCGCGTCACCCTGAAGGGGCGGTTCGGCTTCGTGCGGATGGCACTGCGCTACGG gacccccctgGTGCCCGTCTTTGTGTTCGGGGAGCTGCAGGCGCTGCCCCACATCTCCTTCCCTGAGGGCTCCCGGCTGCGGCGGCTGCAGAGGGCGCTGAAGGCCCTGCTGGGTTTCGCCCCCTGCGtgtggagggggaggggggggctgcctctgctgccccaCGCTGTGCCCCTCACCGTGGTGG TCGGAGCCCCCCTGGAGGTTCCCcgcctcccccgccccccccccagcgccgTGCGGCGCCTCCACGGCCGTTACGTGCGGGAACTGCGGCGCCTCGTGAGGCGGCACGCGCCGGGGGCGGGGCTTCCCGAGGGCGGGAATCTCAGCGTCATCTGA